Within Fibrobacter sp. UWT2, the genomic segment GGCTATACTGTTGCTTCCTTTGCCGGGAAGGGGTGAATAAAAACGGCGAACCTCCTTATCCTGCGCTCGCGAAGTGACTTTTTAAGGGTCAACTAATTAAATAAAACGGGCCGCTATTAAGCGGTCCGTTTTTCATTCTTTTCAACTGAATTGCTGTGGGGCGTTCCCGCTACTTCAGCGGGTTCTTGTCGCTTTTGTACCACTTCATGAATTCGGCGATGCCGTCGTGCAGGCTCCAGTGGGGCTTGTAGCCGCACTCGGTTTCGAGTTTGGTGGTATCGGCGTTTGTCTGGTACACGTCGCCGGGCTGCATGGGCAAGAAGTTCTTCTTGGCGGGCTCGCCGTAAGCGTTTTCGATTTCGGCGATAAAGTCCATGAGCTTTACGGGGTGGCTGCAGCCGATGTTGTAAATCTTGTAGGGCACGTTGTTCGGGCACTTGGCGGCATCGGGCACATGGTCCAGCGTGTGAATGGTGCCTTCGGCGATGTCATCGATGTAGGTGAAATCGCGGATCATGTCGCCGTTGTTGAACACCTTGATGGGCTCGCCCTTGGAGATGGCGCGGGCAAAAAGCATAGGCGACATGTCGGGACGTCCCCACGGACCGTATACGGTGAAGAACCGTAGACCCGCGACGGGCAGGTTGTAAAGCTTGCTGTAGCTGTGGGCCATGAGCTCGTTGCTCTTTTTGCTGGCGGCGTACAAGCTCACCGGATTGTCAACCTTGTCGTCTTCGTTGTAGGGAACCTTACTATTGAGGCCGTACACGGAACTGGACGAGGCGAAAACGAGATACTTGACTTCGTTATGGCGGCAGGCTTCCAGAATGTTCAGGAATCCGACCAGGTTGCTTTGCAGGTAGGCGTATGGGTTCGTGATGGAGTAACGAACGCCAGCCTGAGCGGCGAGGTTCACAACCTTGTCGAACTTTTCTTCGGCAAAGAGCTTGTCCAGGGGTTCCTTGTCGTCGATGCCCATCTTTACGAAACGGCAGTTCTTGTACTTGGTACTTTGGACCATGGCGCCGTAGGCGAAGTTGTCGCCGGGCTGCTCAATGCCGCCTTCACGGAGACGGCCGTACTTGAGGCGTACATCGTAATAGTCGTTGATGTTGTCGAGGCCCACCACTTCATCGCCGCGTTCTGCGAGCATGAACATGAGCTTGGAGCCAATAAAACCTGCTGCACCTGTAACAAGAATTTTCATGTGGTGAAAGATAGATAAAATAGTCGGAAGTAGACGGTAGGCAGTAGGAAGTAGACCGTTGAAAGTGGTTCGTGCTCATGCTTGGAGACCGGAATGACAGAGGGGGATTTTTCTACCTTTCGTTGTGATGTCCACGGTCATTCTTTTCAACAAGCCTTTTGGCGTTTTGAGCCAGTTCACGCCGGAGTCAGGCCATGCGGCGCTCGATACGTTCGGATTCCCGCCGGGGGTGTATGCGGCGGGGCGCTTGGATCACGATAGTGAGGGGGCGCTCTTGCTGACGGACAACGGCAAGCTTATCAAGAAACTGCTGGACCCGAAGTTTGAACACCCGCGTACCTATTTGGCGCAGGTTGACGGCCAGATTACCGAAGAGGCGGTGCGCAAGCTTGCCAAAGGCGTTGACATCAAGGGTTATCATACTAAGCCCTGCAAGGCCGAAATTGCGGAAGAACCGGACTGGCTTTGGCCCCGCAATCCGCCGGTACGTTTCCGTGCGAATATTCCCACAAGCTGGGTGCGCCTCACGCTTATCGAGGGCAAAAATCGCCAGGTTCGTCATATGACGGCGGCGGTGGGGTTCCCGACGCTTCGCCTGATTCGCGTGCAAATCGGTAATATACCCTTGGGTGATTTAAAACCGGGCGAGTGGCGCATAGTTTCCGATAAAGTAATTTAGCGCCTCTCATTCCGGACGCTTATCCTGTCATTCCGGACTTGGTCCGGAATCAGCTTTAAGTTATAAGTGCTACATCTTTTTATATATTTATCAAGTATTTAAACAATCCACAAAAATGAAAATTGAAAATATGAAAAAGTTTTATAGTGCTGCATTTGTCTCTGCGGCTTTGATGGTTTCGGCGCTGTCGCTTAGTGCTTGCAATGAATCTGGTTCCAAGGGTGCAAAGTCTGCTGGCAAGAATGCCGAATTGAATTGCCCCGAACTCCCGCAAGACCCGGAAGCAACGGGCGAGTTCGACCCGATTGCCTCGAAGGATGCCCGCCCCTGTGGCGCGATTACGCTTTGGGGTTCTGCGATGCCGAAGTCCTTCAACATGTGGGAAGACTACAACAGTTTTTCCGCCGAACTCATGGGCATGATGTTTGAACCGCTCGTGAGCCTGCATAGCACCGAAGACCGCGAAGTGGGAATCCTCGCTGACAGTTGGAGCGTTAGCGAAGACGGCAAGACGTTCACCTTCCATGTGGATCCGCGTGCCAAGTGGAGCGACGGTAAATCGGTGACCGCCGAAGATGTGCAGTTCTACTACGACGTCATCATGGACGAGAAAAACCTCACGCCGATTTTCAAGGTGGGGCTCAGCCGCTTTGACCGCCCCGAGGTCGTGGATAGCTTAACGATCAAGATGACCGCGAAGGAATCTCACTGGGGTAACTTCTGGGAAGCCGCGGGCATGCTCGCCTTCCCGAAGCATGCGTGGGCCGGTAAGGACTTCAACCAGATCCGCTACGAATTCCCGGTGGTGTCTGGCCCGTATAAGATCAAGACTTTCCGCGAAGACCGCTACGTGGAACTTGCGCGCCGTGCCGATTGGTGGGGCTTCAAGAAGAACTGGAACCGCGGCAAGTACAACTTCGAAAAAATCCGCTACCGCTTCATGAACGACCAGACCAAAGCGCTCGAAGCTTTCAAGAAACAGGACATCAACGCCTACGCGATTTACACCAGCAGCATTTGGATGAAGCAGACTGACTTCGACGCTATTCAGAAGGGCTGGGCGGTCAAGCAGCGTATCTTCAACAAGGAACCGATTGGTTTCCAAGGCATGGCTATCAACTTGCGCAAGCCGCAGTTCCAAGATGTTCGCGTGCGCCGCGCCCTCAACATGCTCCTGAATCGCGAAGCCATGAATGAAAAGTACATGTACAACCAGTACTTCTTGCTCAACAGCTATTACCCTGACCTGTGGGAAGGCAACCAGAATCCGACGGCGCCGCTCTACAAGTTCAACCCGGATAGCGCCCGCGTCCTCTTTGCCGAAGCGGGCTACAAGGTGAATGCGCAGGGCGTGCTCGAAAAAGACGGCAAGCCGTTCGCCATCAACTTTATCACGAGCCAAGAAGACTTGCGTCACCTCACGCTGTTCCAGGAAGACCTGAAGAAAGTGGGTGTTGTGGCGACTATTGAACAGATGTCGCAGAGTACCTTACGCAAGCGCTTGGACGATGCCGACTTCGACCTTTACTGGGTGAACTGGGGTGCAGGCCGCTTGCGCGATCCGGAAGCTAGCTGGAATTCGACAACCGCATTGCAGAAGGGCACGAACAACTTGGCCGGCGTGCAGGACAAGGTGGTGGATAGCTTAATCAACTTGCAGAAGACAGAATTCGATTTGGCCAAGCGCAACGAAATCCTGAAGGCGCTTGACAACCGCCTGGCCGAAATCGTGCCTTACGTACTTATGTGGCAATGCGACCATCACCGCATTCTCTACTGGAACCGTTACGGTACGCCGGAGAAAGTATTTGATCGCTTCAACCGCGAAGACGCAATCCCTGTTTACTGGTGGCTAGACCCCACAAAGTCTGCCGCTCTCGACAAGGCCATGAAGGCTGGCGAATCGCTCCCGATTCCGGAATACGATATCAAATAGGTCGGCGCAATGCGCCTTTGAGGTGTGAGCACGGGACAAAGTCCCTTTGCTTCGAGTAAAAAAGAGCGTGCTGAAAATCAGCACGCCTTTCTTGTAAACATTTATGGTCTCATCTGAGAACTCTCTGCTCAATGCTCAGAGCGCTCAGCGCGACCTCAAAGCCTTGCTACGCAAGGCGACCTGATACCTCTTTAGAAGAAGAATTCAGCGCCAGCGTAGATTCCGGTAGCATCGCCGCCGATTCGGCCGCTACGTACGATCAGCTTACCCACAAGGTCAAGCTGGTTCGGAATCACGAATGCGTCGGCACCGAGCCAGAGGTTAACCTGCTTGTCGCCGCGGTCGCCCTGATTGCTGCCGTCGTAGGAACTGTTGGAGAGACGATACTTGACCTGAAGACCGAAGAACGGGGTAATTTCGGTGTTCGGGACAGTATAGCCGATTTCGCCGCCGATATGGAGGTCCAGGCCGCGTTCGAACTTGTCGTGTTCAAAGCCCCAGTCAAGGCCACCTTCGGTACCGAACTTGAGGCCCGGAGCTTCCTTCACCTTCATGCTGAATTGTGCACCCAAATAGATGGCGACTTCGTCGCTAGAAGGGGGCGTTGTTTCGCTGGGCAGAGCGTTGTAGTCCTTGTCGTCGTTACCAATCGGCAGACGGAGATCCAAGAACATGTTCACCATGGGGTCGAACTGATAGCGGATTCCCACAGTCATGTCGCGAAGGCCGTCGCCGCCTTCGACGCAGCCTTTACAGTCCCATTCGCCCCAGAATTGGTAGCCCCAGCCCTGCAAGGAAAGTTCGAGGTTCTGGACGACGCTGTAACGAATTCCCAGTTCCAAACCGGCTTGTGACCACTGGTGATCCCAATCGTAATAGAGGCCTCCCTTTACAGAACCCTTGCCGCCGTCGAGAACGGGGTAGAAGTCCCAAGTTGCGAAAGCGGCGCTAGAGACGAGGGCCGCTGCGAGTGCGATTTTTTTGAACATTCCAGACTCCTTGGATAAGTTTTGGCTTAAAATCTAGTAAAAGTCGTTAGGCCAGGGGTGTAAAAAAAAGATACCCCAGGAATCTGGGGTATCGGTTTGCAAAAGTTTGCAAAACCTATTAGAAGTTGATGGCGAGTTTGCCGTTAATGGCAGTGTAGTCGCCATCGAGGTCACCGTTAGAGAAAATGAGGTTTGCCTTCACGGTGAACATCGGGTTGATATCGTAGCCAGCACCAATCCAGAAGGTAATCTGGTTGTCGTCGCCGCCAACGTCGTGTCCGTCGTCCTTGTTTTCGGTGAGCTTCTTGTCGAATTCAAAGCCGAACCACGGGGTAAGACCGATAGAGGTGATGGTGTAGTCGATTTCTGCCTGGATGGTCATCTTGAGACCTTCTTCAAACTTTTCGTCTTCGAACTTCCAGTCAAAACCGAGTTCGGAACCGAACCACAGGTTGGGAACGAATTCCTGGGTGTATTGGATAGCGGCATACAGGCCAAACGGGTCGTAGTCGCCGACGACATCTTCGGAGTTCAGCGGAAGCTGAATGTCCAAGGCGCCAATCAAGATCGGCATGAACTGGTAACGTGCGCCCACGGTCAGGGCCTTGAATCCGTCGTTATCCGGGCAGGACTTGGTGTCATCGCAGTTGTCTTCTTCGTTCCAGATCTGGTAACCGATATTCTGGAGAGAAAGTTCGAAGTTCTGCATGATGTTGTATTGGCATTGATCTTGACCTGGTTCATGGACCAGTGATCGTGCCAGGCGTAGGTGTCGCCAATTTCGACCTGACCCTTGTTTGCGTCGCCAACCGGGAAGAAATTGTAGGTGGCAAACGAAGCGCTTGCAGCAACGGCTGCAACGAGTGCGATTTTCTTGAGCATTTTAGAGTCTCCTTGTAAATTGAATCTAAAACAAAATTTAACAAAAAAAGCCCCTGACGGGTGTCAGGAGCTTTTTTAAATGCTTTTTAAGGCAAATTAGAAGTTTACACCGACCTTGGCAGTGAGAATGGTGAGCATTTCTTCGCCATAGTAGTCGTCGCCGAAGCAGAACTGAGCCTGGGCGCCGGCATAGAACATCGGGTTGATATTGAAGGAAAGACCGAGGTACGGAGCAAAGCCCATGTCGCCAGTATGGCTTTCGCCTCCATTTTCGCCGTCATAGGTGTACTTACCGAGGAGCATGTTGATGTCGATACCGACGTACGGGGTAATCATTTCGCTAACAGCGAAGTCGGCTTCGAGACCGAGGTTCATGTCCCAAGGCGGCGTAGTCTTGTCGTCACCCTTGGTTTCGAGAGCGAGGCCGAGTTCGGAACCGAAGTCAACCATGCCGAACTTCTGAGAGTACTGCACACCAAAGTGGAAACCGACCGGGCCGTCTTCGCCGCAGAGGTCTTCATTGCAGGTGGGGAGGTCAACGTCCAAGAAGGCGTTCATGATCGGCATGAACTGGTAACGCAGCAAGAGCTGGAGGTCAGCAAGGCCGTCTTGCTTCATGTCTTCGCCATCGAAGCTGGTGAAGAGGACGAACGGAACGATCAAGCCTGCTTCAAAATTCTGAACGATAGTGTAACGAGCGCCTGCAGAGAGAGCGCCACGGCTCCAATCGTCCTGCATCATGTAGTCAAAATGGATTTCGGCCTGACCCTTATGGGCTTCCTGAACCGGGAAGTAGTCCCAGGTTGCGAAAGAAGCGGTTGCCGTAAGAGCAGCTGCAAGAGCGATTTTCTTAAACATGTGTAGTCTCCTTATAAAATGTTTGTAACCTAAATGTAGCATAAATATGTGCCAACGTCAATGTTTTTTATGTGAAGTGTGATATTTTTCACAACAAAGCGTGTAAAATATGTGCTTGTCAGACAATGAGTTACGAAAATCGCCTTTTTTTAGTGGAGTGTGATATGTGAGCGGTTTTTGTTCCATGTCACAGACACGGGGTTTTTGGAGGCAACCCCCTATCTTTTTTGAAAATTTTAAGGTATTTTTACATATAGAAGAAGATAGTTGAGGGTTTTATGAAAGCAAAAATCGGTTTGTTTTTGTTTACCATGCTGGTGATGACCGGCATGGGTTTTGCTGCACCCGGGGCTGCGGCTGAAACGCCGAAATCTTATTACAACCTGACTACCTATGTTGTCCCGTCGGAAACACCATGGGGGTATTATAGCGCGGGTAGTGGAAAAACGACCTTGGTACTGAGCCAGGGCTCTGCGCCGTGTACAAGTACGGACTGGTCTTTGACTTATAATGGCACTGAATATAAGAGTAATGGTAAGAATATCGGCCATTACTATACCACAGGCCCAACGTTCCCGGGAATGCCTGGCGGCGGCGTGACGATGTTTTCAAACGAAGGTGAATGTATAGCCTCTGTCGAAGATACTCCGGCAAATTTGGCCACCATGCTTGAACAAAAATGGATCAATGGTGGCACATCTATGAGAAAGGTGCCGCTCGAATTGTGGTCCGATATCGATCTTAAGGAATTTGCCGCCAATACGGGTGTAGGCAAATGCGCCGTAAACCACGTCCCGCTTCCTATGATGGATAGCACCTCTTTTAACGGAAACGGTTTTACCATCAGCCATCTCTGCTATGCGGCAACCGTTACTAGCGAAAGTCCTATGGAATCGCCGGTAGGTTTTTTCAAGATGGCAGAAAACGTGTCGCTAAAGAATGTCAAGTTGAATGATGTTCGTATTTATATTGATGGCGAAAGCGCTGACGGTAGCGATTATTACCCGGTGGGCGCTTTTGCGGGTGCTGTGAATTTGGTGTCTATCGATAGCGTGACTCTTGCGAATGATTCTATCCAGGCGCCTTTTGCGGGCGGCCTTGTGGGACTTGTCAGGAATTCTACGATTTCAAACATTACGGGTGACGACGATATCAACATTTCGAACATAGTATCTATTACTACAGGGCATGCCGGTTCCAAGGAAATTTTGCAGTCGGCTGGTCATAACGTGTTCTTGGGCGGTATTGCGGGCGTTGCAATCCGTACTCAAAGCGAAGAAGACGCCACTTTTGTCAACGATTCCGTTAAGGTCGATGTCCATGACTATGCAAC encodes:
- a CDS encoding pseudouridine synthase; its protein translation is MSTVILFNKPFGVLSQFTPESGHAALDTFGFPPGVYAAGRLDHDSEGALLLTDNGKLIKKLLDPKFEHPRTYLAQVDGQITEEAVRKLAKGVDIKGYHTKPCKAEIAEEPDWLWPRNPPVRFRANIPTSWVRLTLIEGKNRQVRHMTAAVGFPTLRLIRVQIGNIPLGDLKPGEWRIVSDKVI
- a CDS encoding NAD-dependent epimerase/dehydratase family protein, which produces MKILVTGAAGFIGSKLMFMLAERGDEVVGLDNINDYYDVRLKYGRLREGGIEQPGDNFAYGAMVQSTKYKNCRFVKMGIDDKEPLDKLFAEEKFDKVVNLAAQAGVRYSITNPYAYLQSNLVGFLNILEACRHNEVKYLVFASSSSVYGLNSKVPYNEDDKVDNPVSLYAASKKSNELMAHSYSKLYNLPVAGLRFFTVYGPWGRPDMSPMLFARAISKGEPIKVFNNGDMIRDFTYIDDIAEGTIHTLDHVPDAAKCPNNVPYKIYNIGCSHPVKLMDFIAEIENAYGEPAKKNFLPMQPGDVYQTNADTTKLETECGYKPHWSLHDGIAEFMKWYKSDKNPLK
- a CDS encoding extracellular solute-binding protein produces the protein MKKFYSAAFVSAALMVSALSLSACNESGSKGAKSAGKNAELNCPELPQDPEATGEFDPIASKDARPCGAITLWGSAMPKSFNMWEDYNSFSAELMGMMFEPLVSLHSTEDREVGILADSWSVSEDGKTFTFHVDPRAKWSDGKSVTAEDVQFYYDVIMDEKNLTPIFKVGLSRFDRPEVVDSLTIKMTAKESHWGNFWEAAGMLAFPKHAWAGKDFNQIRYEFPVVSGPYKIKTFREDRYVELARRADWWGFKKNWNRGKYNFEKIRYRFMNDQTKALEAFKKQDINAYAIYTSSIWMKQTDFDAIQKGWAVKQRIFNKEPIGFQGMAINLRKPQFQDVRVRRALNMLLNREAMNEKYMYNQYFLLNSYYPDLWEGNQNPTAPLYKFNPDSARVLFAEAGYKVNAQGVLEKDGKPFAINFITSQEDLRHLTLFQEDLKKVGVVATIEQMSQSTLRKRLDDADFDLYWVNWGAGRLRDPEASWNSTTALQKGTNNLAGVQDKVVDSLINLQKTEFDLAKRNEILKALDNRLAEIVPYVLMWQCDHHRILYWNRYGTPEKVFDRFNREDAIPVYWWLDPTKSAALDKAMKAGESLPIPEYDIK